TTCCCTTCAGATCAATCATTAATGGGCCAATCATAGTAATTATTTAATCCTTTTTTGCAATAAATACAGGAGTGCCTATCTGAACATAATCAAATAGTTTAAGTAATGGTTCATTATATATGCGAATACAGCCATGAGAGTTAGGGATGCCTATAGGAATTTCTTCAGGAGTACCATGAATATAAATATAGCGTTTCATTGTATCTACAGAACCAAAGCGGTTTTTACTAGGCTCTAACCCACTGAGCCATAAAATACGAGTAAGGATCCAATCCCGATTAGGATATGTTTGCCCTAATGCTGATGTGTAAATTTCACCAGTAGGTCGTCTTCCTTTAAATACG
This genomic window from Candidatus Nitrosacidococcus tergens contains:
- a CDS encoding L,D-transpeptidase, with translation MVLNQNDSLDEFLVYKCSIYNCFIFMVCPLCIYIFIEKQKIILIENKKLIFEAPISTAKNGVGEQINSGCTPRGWHQIRAKIGEKCPINTVFKGRRPTGEIYTSALGQTYPNRDWILTRILWLSGLEPSKNRFGSVDTMKRYIYIHGTPEEIPIGIPNSHGCIRIYNEPLLKLFDYVQIGTPVFIAKKD